Proteins co-encoded in one Actinomadura luteofluorescens genomic window:
- a CDS encoding glycosyltransferase family 2 protein, with protein sequence MKVWETQEFLFGDGPDARVLDYPHYGLELALARLRRRNPPAAPWWRRYVRTWQTFEPGRALPDEGGAKENEPLIYGLSQVWNEDDVIYATVRNLFLEGADEVFVLDDASDDDSASEAEAAGATVLRDESDGKFDELRRTRRMLEVVDERTGAAGRPVWWIVVDADEFPRGPEGATIRDLVRTLPASVDTVGSRVLEHYPGRASAPKPRHHPLDELPNARRHDNPSCPAGHWKHQLLRVREPGSLRFMFGRHTIAAPPGRRPVVESEASLLMHHFPLRGREWTEEKFRLAGSASGRYGASSDSFVKRRLEKRLRMLGHAYAEEYHLLPNMFPGEPRTGTSVRDWRELVPPAERACAHEPGAPM encoded by the coding sequence ATGAAGGTATGGGAAACCCAGGAGTTCCTCTTCGGCGACGGACCGGACGCCAGGGTCCTCGACTATCCGCACTACGGGCTGGAACTGGCTCTGGCGCGCCTCCGCCGGCGCAACCCGCCTGCCGCGCCGTGGTGGAGACGGTACGTCAGGACGTGGCAGACCTTCGAGCCGGGCCGGGCGCTCCCGGACGAAGGCGGTGCGAAGGAGAACGAGCCGCTCATCTACGGCCTCTCCCAGGTCTGGAACGAGGACGACGTCATCTACGCCACCGTCAGGAACCTCTTCCTTGAGGGGGCCGACGAGGTCTTCGTCCTGGACGACGCCTCCGACGACGACTCCGCGTCGGAGGCGGAGGCCGCGGGCGCGACCGTCCTGCGGGACGAGAGCGACGGGAAGTTCGACGAGCTCCGTCGCACCAGGCGGATGCTGGAGGTCGTCGACGAGCGGACCGGGGCCGCGGGACGGCCGGTGTGGTGGATCGTCGTGGACGCCGACGAGTTCCCGCGCGGCCCGGAGGGCGCCACGATCCGCGACCTCGTCCGGACGCTGCCGGCGTCGGTGGACACCGTCGGCAGCCGCGTCCTGGAGCACTACCCGGGCCGGGCGTCGGCGCCGAAGCCCCGCCACCATCCGCTGGACGAGCTGCCGAACGCCCGCCGGCACGACAACCCGTCATGCCCGGCGGGCCACTGGAAGCACCAGCTGCTCCGCGTCCGCGAGCCCGGCTCGCTCCGCTTCATGTTCGGCCGGCACACCATCGCGGCGCCGCCCGGCAGGAGGCCCGTCGTGGAGAGCGAGGCGTCCCTGCTGATGCACCACTTCCCGCTGCGGGGCCGGGAGTGGACGGAGGAGAAGTTCCGGCTGGCGGGGTCGGCGTCCGGCCGCTACGGCGCGAGCTCGGACTCGTTCGTCAAGCGGCGGCTGGAGAAGCGGCTGCGGATGCTCGGCCACGCGTACGCGGAGGAGTACCACCTGCTGCCCAACATGTTCCCGGGGGAGCCGCGGACGGGCACGTCGGTGCGGGACTGGCGGGAACTGGTCCCGCCGGCGGAACGCGCCTGCGCGCACGAGCCCGGCGCCCCCATGTGA